The Rhodoferax ferrireducens T118 DNA segment GCGGTTGTCGTGTCTGTTGTTGCAGGATATGCCAGGCGTCCAGTGCCGTAAAGCCGGGCAGTCGATAGTCCGCCAGAATGACATCAAATTCGAACTCTTTGACCCGCCGTCCAAACTCGTTAAGGGTTTCTACCCGCTCAAGCTCGCAGGGCTGGTGCGACTTGAGTAACGCCCGTTTGACGAGTTCATGGTCAAGGGCGGAATCTTCCAAGTGCAAAATTCGTAGCGGACGGGGATGAGGATGTGTTTGCGCCATGGTGAACGGTATCATTGTCGGCGATGCCCGTAAATGAAGGTGACCAGCATCAGTGCAGCAGTGGGGTCTCATGGCCTCTTATATTGGTCTAACAGTGCCTGAAATTGCATTAGTATCGGAGCTTCCTGCTAACCTGGCCCTGCATAAATTTTAGTGCGCCTGAAAAGTCATGACCCAAATCGTGGCTCATGCGATGCTTGGTGAAGAGATTGGATACAAGAATGCAAGCAAATCAGACAAGCTATTCAGTGCCCGCCGTGCAGTTGCCCGTCATGTTGGTGGCGGAGGTGCAGGATTCGTTGCTGGTTGTGGTTCATGATTTAAACCGTCTTGACGGGCTGTTGGTGCACACGATGGAGAACCTGATGGAACGGTTCACCTGTGCCAGTGCCAATCTGGCTGACCCCATGCTGGTCGACTCCGCTGCACTTGATGCTGTTCGTAGCGCCCTGCGGGCGGCGGTGACCGAGTTACAGTTTCAGGATATTGCCTCGCAGCTGATCGTTCATACTTCCAAGATCCTTCAGGGTTGCGCCTACCGGCTGGCGTCCGAGTCCATGGGGCTCGAAGATGGCGAGGCGGTGCCGTTTGTTGAAGAGGTGCCGGAGCGCCCCAACCCGGTCACCCAGGATGCCATGGACGCTGGTTCCATTGAGCTTTTTTAAACGCCCCCATTTACCCCCTAACTGAAATAGTCGGAGCCTTACATGTCTTTAATACTCGCTGTTGACGACTCGCCGTCCATGCGCAAGATGGTGTCGTTTACTTTAACCGGGGCTGGCTACCAGGTGGTGGAAGCGGTTGATGGTGTAGATGCCTACGAAAAAGCGCAGGCGCAATCATTTGATCTGGTTCTGACAGATCAGAATATGCCCCGGCTTGATGGACTCGGGTTGACCCGTAAGCTCAGGGATCATCCGCAGTTCAAAACCGTTCCAATCCTGGTGTTGACTACGGAGTCGAGTGATTTGATGAAGCAGGCCGGGCGGGCCGCTGGTGCCACCGGTTGGTTGGTCAAGCCGTTTGACCCGGCTCGATTGCTTGAGGTCATTAAAAAAGTGATCAAGTAACGCGTTCAGAGATAGTTGGGTTGTCACAAGGAACACAGGAGATTGATATGGCGGAAGCGCACCAGGAAAGTAGCAGTACGGCGGCGGATTTTGATCTCAGCCAGTTTTATCAAATATTTTTTGAAGAGGCCGCAGAGAATCTCGATCTGATGGAGCAGATGCTGCTCAGCTTGAATCTTGAGACTGCAGACGATGAAGAGTTGAATGGGATTTTTCGTTGCGCCCATTCCGTCAAAGGCGGCGCGGCCACCTTCGGCTTTTCGGATGTGGCCGAGTTAACGCATCAAATGGAATCGCTGCTGGATCGTTTGCGTCGCCATGAATTGCAGCCCAACTCCGCCATGGTCGATGTGCTGCTTGAGTCAGCAGATGCCTCGCGCGGCTTATTGGCGCGTCATCAGGCCGGGGGAGAAGGCGATGCCCCCCCCACCGCGGATTTGGTGCGCCGCATCAAGGCCCTGGTTGCAGGGGAAGTGGCGCAGGCGCTACCGAGCGTAGCGCCCCCGCAGCCGCTGCCGACACCTGTGGTTGCGCCTGCGATTGTGGCAGTGCAGTCCAAGGCCGTGCTGGCGCCGACCCCTCAGCCATCGAACACAACACGCTCGCTTGAAATTCGAATCGGGCCTTTGGATCACCCGGCGCAAGCTGATGCGATCAAGGAATTGTTTCGTGATATTGAAGGTTTGGGTGACATCACGGTAGTGGCTTGCAATCAGGCTGACACACGGGTCTTCGCCGTTGAAACCTCGTCCACGGATGCAGATTTATTGGATTTATTCGCATTTCATGTTTCAAGGGAACAGGTGTCCATCAAGGAGGTTGACAACGTCGCCGTCATGCCTGAGACCGGTTTAGGATTTTTCGATGGCGCTGCGGGTTCGCACGAAACATCGCTCTATGATGATCCTCCACCGGGAGCACCCTTGGCCCCGGCGCCAGGTTTTGGTTTTTTTGATGGTGCGCCTGGCGCCCCTGTTCCTGTCGCCGCTGCCACCGGCGTGGCCGGCGGGCTCAGCGGGTCAACCGCTTCTGCGCGGGGGGGGGGCAAGGCGACAAGCCCAGTGGTCCAGCCAGAGGCCGCAACGATCCGGGTGGCTATCAGCAAGGTGGATCAACTGATCAATCTGGTGGGCGAGTTGGTCATTACACAAGCCATGCTGGCGCAAAACAGCAGGGCGCTTGACCCGGCGCTGTACCAGCAACTGCTGACGGGCCTGACTGATCTGGACCGCAACACGCGCGATTTGCAGGAATCCGTGATGTCGATCCGGATGATCCCAATGTCGATCGTGTTCAGCCGCTTTCCGCGCATGCTGCGTGATCTGGCGGGCAAGCTCGGCAAAAAAGTTGATTTCGTCACGCAGGGTGAGGCCACTGAACTGGACAAAGGCCTGGTCGAAAAGATAACCGATCCGTTAACGCACCTGGTGCGCAACAGTTGTGACCACGGTATTGAAATGCCCGCTGATCGCATACGCGCCGGCAAGTCTGAAACTGGCACGATCACGCTGTCAGCAGCCCATCAGGGCGGCTCCATTGTGATCGAGGTGCGCGACGATGGTCACGGCATGTCACGTGAAAAGATTTTGACCAAAGCACGGGAGCGTGGCATGGACGTGTCGGATCAGATGCCGGACTCTGAAGTCTGGATGCTGATTTTTGCGCCCGGTTTTTCCACCGCCGAGGTGGTGACCGATGTGTCAGGGCGAGGCGTTGGCATGGATGTGGTCAAGCGCAATATTGCCGCCTTGAACGGCACGGTGGAGATTGATTCGGTTGAGGGTTATGGCATGAAGGTGTCGATCCGGCTGCCGCTGACACTGGCCATCATGGATGGCATGTCGGTCGGCGTTGGCGACGAGGTTTACATCTTGCCGCTGTCCTCCGTGGTGGAGTCATTCCAGGTGAAGTCGGATGCCGTGAGCACGGTCGGGCAGGGCGCCCAACTGGTGAAAGTGCGCGACGAATACATGCCGGTGATCGAACTGGAAAAAGTCTTTCAGGTGCCACGCTTTGATTTTGACAAGTCAAGCGACATCATGGTGGTGATCGAGGCCGATGGCAGTCGGGTCGCCTTGCTGGTGGACGAATTGCTGGGTCAGCAACAGGTGGTGGTAAAAAACCTGGAGTCCAATTACCGAAAAGTGCCCAACATATCGGGCGCCACGATTCTGGGTGACGGCAAGGTGGCGCTCATTCTTGATACCGGCGCGCTGGTGCGCCGCTCGCGCCACTAAGGCAGCAATTAGCAGGAGAAAAACATGGGTGCGATGGAAAGAATTGGCGAAATGACCTCGGCTGGTGCACGTGAGTACTTGACGTTCCGGCTTGATCAGGAAGAGTATGGCATTGACATTCTGAAGGTGCAGGAAATTCGAGGCTATGAGCCACCCACGCGCATCGCCAATGCGCCTAATTTCATCAAAGGGGTGGTTAATCTGCGTGGCACGATTGTGCCGATCGTGGACATGCGGCTGAAGTTCAATTGTTCCAAGGCTGAATACGATTCCTTCACGGTGGTCATCATTCTCAATCTGCACAGCCGAATCGTCGGCATTGTGGTGGATTCGGTCAGCGATGTGATGGAACTTCCGCCCGAGAGCCTGAAGGCAGCGCCGGATGTCGACAGTGTGATCGACGGCGATGCCGTCCTGGGGCTTGGCTCGCTGGGTGACCGCATGTTGATATTGCTCGACATCGAAAAGCTGATGTCAGGTGTCGACATGGCATTGGCACCTGATGTCGTTTGAAAACCTCTCAGCCTGTGTTTTGACGTGGTCGATAGCATGGCGCTAGTCAGGACGGATGTTCGTCCCAATGCCGCAGTGCGTATGCCAGTGGGCGGCGTATCGGACGCGGGTGGCGCGGACATGCAGGGTCGTGAATTTGCCTGGACCGATGCTGATTTTGACCGGGTTCAGGCCTTGATCTATCAACGCGCCGGCATCAGTCTGCACGACGGCAAACATGCCATGGTGTACAGCCGCCTGTCGCGGCGCCTGCGCGATACCGGGTACCAGAGCTTCAAGGACTATCTGGGTTGGCTTGAGACGCATGACGGCCCCGAATGGCAGGAATTTGTCAACGCCCTGACCACCAACCTGACTTCTTTTTTCCGAGAGCAACACCATTTCGAGATTTTCGCCAGCCACTTGAAATCCAGGCCCGCGGGCACGGCCTGGCGGGTCTGGTGCAATGCCGCGTCGACCGGTGAGGAACCCTATTCAATCATCATGACCGCCCTGGAGGCGCTGGGTCCCCAGGCGAATTTGACGCTGACGGCCAGCGACATTGACTCCAAGGTACTGGCTTCTGCCGCGCAAGGCGTTTACCGGCTTGAAGGACTCAAGGGTGTTAACGAGGAGCGCATCCAACGTTTCTTCCTGCGCGGCAAAGGGGGCAACGCGGGCATGGCCCGCGTGAAGCCAGAACTGCAGCGCATGATTGAATTCATCAGTGTCAATCTGATCCGCGATGACTGGCCGTTTCGCCAGCCCTTTGATGTGGTGTTCTGTCGCAACGTCATGATTTATTTTGATGCGCCCACCCAGCGCAAAGTGCTTGAACGGATCCATCGCGTGATGGTCCCCGGGGGCTTGCTGTTTGTGGGGCACGCTG contains these protein-coding regions:
- a CDS encoding response regulator, whose protein sequence is MSLILAVDDSPSMRKMVSFTLTGAGYQVVEAVDGVDAYEKAQAQSFDLVLTDQNMPRLDGLGLTRKLRDHPQFKTVPILVLTTESSDLMKQAGRAAGATGWLVKPFDPARLLEVIKKVIK
- a CDS encoding chemotaxis protein CheW, coding for MGAMERIGEMTSAGAREYLTFRLDQEEYGIDILKVQEIRGYEPPTRIANAPNFIKGVVNLRGTIVPIVDMRLKFNCSKAEYDSFTVVIILNLHSRIVGIVVDSVSDVMELPPESLKAAPDVDSVIDGDAVLGLGSLGDRMLILLDIEKLMSGVDMALAPDVV
- a CDS encoding chemotaxis protein CheW; the encoded protein is MAEAHQESSSTAADFDLSQFYQIFFEEAAENLDLMEQMLLSLNLETADDEELNGIFRCAHSVKGGAATFGFSDVAELTHQMESLLDRLRRHELQPNSAMVDVLLESADASRGLLARHQAGGEGDAPPTADLVRRIKALVAGEVAQALPSVAPPQPLPTPVVAPAIVAVQSKAVLAPTPQPSNTTRSLEIRIGPLDHPAQADAIKELFRDIEGLGDITVVACNQADTRVFAVETSSTDADLLDLFAFHVSREQVSIKEVDNVAVMPETGLGFFDGAAGSHETSLYDDPPPGAPLAPAPGFGFFDGAPGAPVPVAAATGVAGGLSGSTASARGGGKATSPVVQPEAATIRVAISKVDQLINLVGELVITQAMLAQNSRALDPALYQQLLTGLTDLDRNTRDLQESVMSIRMIPMSIVFSRFPRMLRDLAGKLGKKVDFVTQGEATELDKGLVEKITDPLTHLVRNSCDHGIEMPADRIRAGKSETGTITLSAAHQGGSIVIEVRDDGHGMSREKILTKARERGMDVSDQMPDSEVWMLIFAPGFSTAEVVTDVSGRGVGMDVVKRNIAALNGTVEIDSVEGYGMKVSIRLPLTLAIMDGMSVGVGDEVYILPLSSVVESFQVKSDAVSTVGQGAQLVKVRDEYMPVIELEKVFQVPRFDFDKSSDIMVVIEADGSRVALLVDELLGQQQVVVKNLESNYRKVPNISGATILGDGKVALILDTGALVRRSRH
- a CDS encoding CheR family methyltransferase, which gives rise to MPVGGVSDAGGADMQGREFAWTDADFDRVQALIYQRAGISLHDGKHAMVYSRLSRRLRDTGYQSFKDYLGWLETHDGPEWQEFVNALTTNLTSFFREQHHFEIFASHLKSRPAGTAWRVWCNAASTGEEPYSIIMTALEALGPQANLTLTASDIDSKVLASAAQGVYRLEGLKGVNEERIQRFFLRGKGGNAGMARVKPELQRMIEFISVNLIRDDWPFRQPFDVVFCRNVMIYFDAPTQRKVLERIHRVMVPGGLLFVGHAENFSESRDLFVLKGKTVYERR